A genomic window from Caballeronia sp. SBC1 includes:
- the galE gene encoding UDP-glucose 4-epimerase GalE: MTGHTNAKGTILVTGGAGFIGSHTCVELLDAGYGVVVIDSLVNSNAESLKRVEQITGKKLAFYEADVRDETALARIFDEHAITGAIHFAAFKSVGESVAKPIEYYRNNMDSLLVLLDTMRARDVKKIVFSSSATVYGVPKSVPIDETFPLSATNPYGQSKLIAEQVLRDLEISDAAWRIATLRYFNPVGAHESGLIGEDPAGVPNNLMPYVAQVAVGKLERLRIFGSDYATHDGTGVRDYIHVVDLARGHIKALDALEALDSSFVVNLGTGQGYSVLDVVKAFEAASGKPVPYELVGRRPGDIAECFADPAAAAKLLGWQAEHGIERMCADHWRWQSQNPRGFA; this comes from the coding sequence ATGACTGGTCACACAAACGCGAAGGGCACGATCCTCGTTACGGGCGGCGCCGGTTTTATCGGCTCGCATACTTGCGTCGAATTGCTTGATGCTGGTTACGGCGTTGTCGTGATCGACAGCCTCGTGAACAGCAACGCGGAATCGCTGAAACGCGTGGAGCAGATTACGGGCAAGAAGCTGGCATTCTACGAAGCCGATGTCCGCGATGAAACCGCCCTCGCCCGCATTTTCGATGAACACGCCATCACCGGCGCCATCCATTTTGCCGCGTTCAAATCGGTCGGTGAATCGGTGGCGAAACCGATCGAGTATTACCGCAACAACATGGACAGCCTGCTCGTGCTGCTCGACACCATGCGCGCGCGTGATGTGAAGAAAATCGTCTTCAGCTCGTCAGCAACGGTGTATGGCGTGCCGAAGAGCGTGCCTATCGACGAAACGTTTCCGCTGTCGGCAACGAACCCCTACGGGCAATCAAAGCTCATCGCCGAGCAGGTTTTGCGCGACCTGGAAATCTCCGATGCCGCGTGGCGCATCGCTACGTTGCGTTACTTCAATCCGGTAGGCGCGCATGAAAGCGGCTTGATCGGTGAAGATCCGGCGGGCGTGCCGAACAACCTGATGCCGTATGTGGCGCAAGTGGCGGTGGGCAAGCTGGAACGCCTGCGTATTTTCGGCAGCGACTACGCGACCCATGACGGCACCGGCGTGCGCGATTACATTCATGTGGTCGATCTCGCGCGTGGTCACATCAAGGCGCTCGATGCCCTGGAAGCGCTCGACAGCAGTTTTGTCGTGAATCTGGGCACGGGCCAGGGGTATAGCGTGCTGGATGTGGTCAAGGCGTTCGAGGCGGCGTCGGGCAAGCCTGTGCCGTATGAACTCGTCGGCCGCCGTCCGGGTGATATTGCCGAATGTTTCGCCGATCCGGCCGCCGCTGCGAAGCTGCTCGGCTGGCAAGCGGAACATGGTATTGAGCGGATGTGCGCCGATCACTGGCGCTGGCAGTCGCAGAACCCAAGGGGTTTTGCCTGA
- a CDS encoding glycosyltransferase family 4 protein — translation MNAEKSRLRIALVCNTAWAIYTYRRGLLRMLIERGVEVSVIAPRDRTFAPLEEMGCRCVELPVASKSTDPRHDLQTLAALYREYRATQPHMVFHYTIKPNIYGSIAAKLAGVPSIAVTTGLGYVFIQKSRTASVAKRLYRFAFRFPREVWFLNQDDRQAFIDQNLLAHPARARLLHGEGVDLDDYAFQPLPRANPQTEGFFFILIGRLLWDKGVAEYVDAARRLRQKYPYARFQLLGPVGVDNPSAITLDEMQAWQREGVIDYLGEAQDVRAFIGNADCVVLPSYREGVPRTLMEASAMGRPIVATDVPGCREVVENGVTGLLCEVKSADSLERQMEQMLLLGYAARVEMGMAGRAKVVREFDENAVVERYKGTIRAVTGVSL, via the coding sequence ATGAACGCAGAGAAATCCCGCCTTCGCATTGCCCTCGTCTGCAACACCGCCTGGGCGATCTACACCTACCGGCGCGGCTTGCTGCGGATGCTGATCGAACGCGGCGTCGAAGTCTCGGTGATCGCGCCGCGCGACCGGACTTTCGCGCCGCTCGAAGAAATGGGCTGCCGATGCGTCGAGCTGCCGGTAGCGTCGAAAAGCACCGATCCCCGCCATGACCTCCAGACCCTGGCCGCGCTGTATCGCGAATACCGCGCCACTCAGCCTCACATGGTGTTTCACTACACGATCAAACCGAACATCTACGGGTCGATCGCGGCGAAACTCGCCGGCGTGCCGTCCATAGCGGTCACCACGGGGCTGGGTTATGTGTTCATCCAGAAGAGCCGGACGGCGAGTGTCGCGAAGCGGCTTTACCGTTTTGCGTTCCGGTTTCCGCGCGAAGTGTGGTTTCTGAATCAGGACGACCGGCAGGCGTTCATTGACCAGAACCTGCTGGCTCATCCGGCGCGCGCGCGTCTGCTGCACGGCGAAGGCGTCGATCTCGACGACTACGCTTTTCAGCCGCTACCGCGCGCCAACCCGCAGACGGAAGGCTTTTTTTTCATTTTAATTGGCCGTCTGCTGTGGGATAAAGGCGTCGCGGAATACGTCGATGCAGCCCGCCGGCTGCGCCAGAAGTATCCGTATGCGCGGTTCCAGTTGCTCGGGCCCGTGGGCGTCGACAACCCCAGCGCCATCACGCTCGATGAAATGCAGGCCTGGCAGCGCGAAGGGGTCATCGATTATCTCGGCGAGGCGCAAGATGTCCGTGCGTTTATCGGCAATGCGGATTGCGTGGTGCTGCCGTCGTATCGTGAAGGCGTGCCGCGGACCTTGATGGAGGCGTCGGCAATGGGACGCCCGATTGTCGCCACCGATGTCCCCGGCTGCCGCGAAGTCGTCGAAAACGGCGTAACGGGCCTGCTGTGCGAAGTAAAAAGCGCCGATAGTCTTGAGCGGCAGATGGAACAAATGCTTTTGCTGGGCTACGCGGCGCGCGTTGAAATGGGCATGGCGGGCCGCGCCAAAGTCGTGCGCGAATTCGACGAAAATGCGGTCGTCGAGCGTTATAAAGGCACAATACGCGCGGTTACCGGCGTTTCACTCTAA
- a CDS encoding glycosyltransferase, whose amino-acid sequence MTAYSPNTPMPSPTLDDVTVLIPVFNAQHGLDRTLASFCERAPVRVLIVDDGSLPPIVAPAVANLAIEVLRMPRNGGIELALQTGVAALAERGVKYAARIDAGDLATPSRLEKQRAYMEAHPKTAALGMWTHMVSTEGAPLFDLRPPTEPAAIRRVMLLRSCFSHPTMMLRVTPVMEAGNYRAEYRAAEDLDLFLRLMQRHDCANLPEFGVYYELNEQGISATKRRTQTLSTLRLQLKYMRLTNLPDWLGVAKSIAHLTLPYGALRALKTRLFRA is encoded by the coding sequence ATGACGGCCTACTCACCCAACACGCCCATGCCATCTCCTACGCTCGACGACGTCACCGTGCTGATCCCGGTGTTCAACGCCCAGCACGGCCTGGACCGCACGCTCGCATCGTTCTGCGAGCGTGCGCCAGTGCGCGTGCTGATCGTCGATGACGGCAGCCTTCCGCCCATCGTCGCGCCAGCGGTTGCGAACCTCGCGATCGAGGTGCTGCGGATGCCGCGCAATGGCGGTATCGAGCTTGCGTTGCAAACGGGCGTGGCCGCGCTGGCGGAACGCGGCGTCAAGTACGCCGCCCGAATTGATGCGGGCGATCTGGCGACGCCGTCTCGGCTGGAAAAGCAGCGCGCTTATATGGAAGCACATCCGAAAACGGCGGCGCTCGGGATGTGGACGCACATGGTGAGCACGGAGGGCGCGCCGCTGTTCGACCTTCGCCCGCCCACTGAGCCAGCGGCGATTCGCCGCGTCATGCTGCTGCGCTCCTGCTTCTCCCATCCAACGATGATGCTGCGCGTCACCCCCGTGATGGAAGCCGGCAACTACCGCGCGGAGTATCGCGCGGCTGAGGACCTCGATCTGTTCCTGCGCCTGATGCAACGCCACGACTGCGCGAATCTGCCGGAGTTCGGCGTGTATTACGAACTCAACGAGCAAGGCATCAGCGCGACGAAACGCCGTACCCAAACGCTGTCCACGCTGCGGCTGCAACTGAAATACATGCGCCTGACAAACCTGCCCGACTGGCTCGGCGTGGCGAAAAGCATCGCGCATCTGACGCTGCCTTACGGCGCTCTGCGGGCGTTGAAAACGCGCTTGTTTCGCGCGTGA